GAGAACCAGCTGCGCTTCGCCGTCCGTGAGGGCGGTCGCACGGTGGGTTCTGGCGTCGTGGCCGAGGTCATCGAGTAGTCAGGCTTTCAGGTTCCACACAGGCACTTCGGTGCCGGGGGGAGGGTCGTTGGACGACCTTCCCCTCTTGCCGTATGAAGAGTCCAGGTCATGCCGAAGGGTAACCGCAGCATCATCTCGCTCGAGTGCACCACGTGCAAGGAGCGGAACTACACGACGACGAAGAACAAGCGGAAGAGCCAGGACAAGCTCGAGCTGAGCAAGTTCTGCCCTCGGTGCCGCAAGCACACGGACCACAAGGAAGGTAAGGTCTAGTCGCAGGGTTTTAGGCCAGTAGCTCCAACGGTAGAGCAGCGGTCTCCAAAACCGCGTGTTGGGGGTTCGAATCCCTCCTGGCCTGCCAGTTCATTCGAGAGCGGGGCCCCCGGTGCCGAGTGGTACCGGGGGTCCCTGCCTTTTCCGCAGTACCTCGTGAGGCATCATGGCAACCGCATCTGAGGCCAGCCAGCAGGCGAACCGCTCGGCGATGGACCCCAAGCGGCTGGTAGTCATCTTCCTGCTGCTGGCAGGTATCGTCACCGCCCTCTTCTTAGAGCACGTCCTCGGCCTGCTCTGGGCTCGCTTCGGTTGGGGCGACCCGAGCCTCGTCGAAGGTGTCGATTGGCAGGTCTCCTCGCTGGTGGGCTACCTGCTGGCCGTGGGGCTGGCCGCCTTCGTCTGGTTCAACCCGAAGGCCCATGCGGTCTCCATCGACATCGCCAGCGAGCTGATGAAGGTGACCTGGCCCTCCTGGCCGGAGACCCGGACTTCGACCGTGGCGGTGATCGTTGCCTCGGTGGTGGCCGCCGTCATCCTCTTCTGCATCGACAGCATCGCCTACAAGTTGATGGTCGAGTGGCTGCCGGCCGTGTGGGGGAAGCTGTAATGGCGATGAAATGGTACGTCGTCCACACCTACTCGAACTTCGAGAACCAGGCGAAGAAGAGCCTGGAGGAGAAGATCCGCCTCGAGGGCCTGCAGGACCAGTTCGGGGAGATCCTCATCCCGATGGAGCAGGTCGTCGAGATGGTGAAGGGCGAGAAGAAGACGTCCAAGCGCAAGTTCTTCCCGGGCTACATCTTCGTCCAGATGGAGCTCAATGACCGCACCTGGCACCTGGTGAAGAACACGCCCAAGATCACCGGGTTCCCGGGCGCCGCGCAGAACCAGCAGCCGACTCCCATCTCGGACGCCGAGGTGGCGCGTCTCACCTCGCAGATCTCCGAGGGCACCCTCAAGCCGAAGCCCAAGGTGCAGTTCGAGGATGGTGACACCGTCCGCGTCATCGACGGGCCGTTCGCCAACTTCAACGGCACGGTGGAAGAGGTCAACCCGGAGAAGGGCCGCGTGAAGGTGCTCGTGAGCATCTTCGGCCGCGCCACTCCCGTCGAGCTCGATTTCATGCAGGTGGAGAAGACCACCGGCTAAACCCCTTCCGCGGCTCCACGTCGCGGAACCCCAGGTGGGAGGGCCTTCGTCAAAAGGCCCGCTCGGACCACCGTCTCGAAAGGCAGCAGTCAGCCCATGAAGAAGGTCACAGGACAGGTCAAGCTGCAGATTCCCGCCGGCAAGGCGAACCCCGCTCCGCCGATCGGCCCCGCGCTCGGTCAGCAGGGCGTGAACATCATGGAGTTCTGCAAGCAGTTCAATGCCAAGACCCAGGCGGAGGCCAAGGAGGGCCTGATCATCCCGGTGATCATCACCGTGTACCAGGATCGCTCCTTCACCTTCATCCTCAAGACGCCGCCGGCCGCCATCCTCATCAAGAAGGCCGCCGGGCTGCACACCGAGAAGAAGAAGGGCTCGGGCGCCAAGAAGCCGGGCAAGGAGAAGGTGGGGCAGATCACCCGCAAGCAGCTCGAGGAGATCGCCAAGAAGAAGATTCAGGACACCACCGCGGCGTCGCTCGAGGCGGCGATGAACACCATCGCCGGCACCGCGCGCTCCATGGGCATCGACGTCGTCGGCTAGCCCTCCGCACTCTCTTCTAAAAGGATTTCTGCCATGCCGAAGATTGCCAAGAAGTTCGCTGCGGCCTCCGCTCTCGTGGACCGCAACAAGCGCTACGCCATTGCCGAGGGCTTCCAGCTCCTCAAGAAGACCGTCGACGCCCGCGCCACCAAGTTCGACCAGACGGTGGACGTCGCCATCAACCTGGGTGTGGACCCCAAGCACGCGGACCAGATGGTCCGTGGCGCCGTGGTGCTCCCGCACGGAACGGGCGCCACCGTGCGCGTCGCCGTGTTCGCCAAGGGCGAGAAGGCCACCGAGGCCGAGGGCGCCGGCGCGGACGTGGTGGGCGGCGATGATCTCGCCAAGCGCATCGAGGGCGGCTTCCTCGACTTCGACACCGTCATCGCCACCCCGGACATGATGGGCGTGGTCGGCCGGCTCGGTAAGGTGCTCGGTCCCCGCGGCCTCATGCCCAACCCCAAGGTCGGCACCGTCACCATGGACGTGAAGAAGGCCGTCTCCGACGCCAAGGGCGGTAAGGTGGAGTTCCGCGCCGAGAAGGCCGGCATCGTCCACGTGAAGATGGGCAAGTCCTCCTTCCCCGCCGAGAAGCTGGAGGCCAACTTCAACACCCTGGTGGACCTGGTCATGAAGCTCAAGCCGGCCACCGCCAAGGGCGTCTACCTGAAGGGCATCGCCGTCTCCACCACCATGGGGCCCGGCATCAAGCTCGACACCACCGAGATCCTCGCCCGGCACCGCTAGCCGGCGCTCTCTCGGCTTCCAGGCAGGCGGCCTCTCCAGGCCGTCTGTCTGGCGTCGGACATTTTTTCGTCAGAAAAGACTGGATCTTTGCAGAAGCCGGGGATATAGGCCCCCGGCTTTTGCAATTCGGACGCCACGTCGTTAGACGGGGCTTCCAACCCTGGTCCCAGACAGCAGGGACCGAGGAGATGGCGCACCACCCGTTGGGAACCGGGCGACCGGTCGGGTGGGGTGGCTCTCTCTCTCGGTTCAAACGACCGCGAGGTCAGCCCTGCCGAGACTTGGAGGTGCGGTGTGGTGCCTCTCGAAGGCTCCTCTCGCTCTGCCGCTTTGGCCCAGGCATCAAGCCCACCGAACAGGTGGGCACAGTGAGGAGGTGAGTCAAGGTGCAGAAGAGCGAGAAGGAAGAAATGATCAAGGAGCTCAGCGAGAAGTTCCAGCGAGCTCAGACTGCGATCGTCGCCGAGTTTTCCAAGCTGAACGTGGAGACCGTGACCAAGCTCCGTAAGAAGTTCCGCGAGGGCCAGGTCGAGTACAAGGTCATCAAGAACACGCTTGCAAGGCGCGCGGCCAAGGGTACGTCGCTGGAGGTCATCTCCGACGACTTCACCGGGCCGGTGGCTCTGGCCATCAGCTACGAGGACGTGGCTGCTCCCGCGAAGATCCTCACCGA
This is a stretch of genomic DNA from Hyalangium gracile. It encodes these proteins:
- a CDS encoding EF-Tu C-terminal domain-related protein; this translates as ENQLRFAVREGGRTVGSGVVAEVIE
- the rplK gene encoding 50S ribosomal protein L11, yielding MKKVTGQVKLQIPAGKANPAPPIGPALGQQGVNIMEFCKQFNAKTQAEAKEGLIIPVIITVYQDRSFTFILKTPPAAILIKKAAGLHTEKKKGSGAKKPGKEKVGQITRKQLEEIAKKKIQDTTAASLEAAMNTIAGTARSMGIDVVG
- the rplJ gene encoding 50S ribosomal protein L10 gives rise to the protein MQKSEKEEMIKELSEKFQRAQTAIVAEFSKLNVETVTKLRKKFREGQVEYKVIKNTLARRAAKGTSLEVISDDFTGPVALAISYEDVAAPAKILTEFIKDLETIKIRSAVVQGRKVDVEGVKALAKMPGLPELRGQLLGMLTQPAGNLVRMLAAPGQQLARVLQANADKGEAK
- the rplA gene encoding 50S ribosomal protein L1, which produces MPKIAKKFAAASALVDRNKRYAIAEGFQLLKKTVDARATKFDQTVDVAINLGVDPKHADQMVRGAVVLPHGTGATVRVAVFAKGEKATEAEGAGADVVGGDDLAKRIEGGFLDFDTVIATPDMMGVVGRLGKVLGPRGLMPNPKVGTVTMDVKKAVSDAKGGKVEFRAEKAGIVHVKMGKSSFPAEKLEANFNTLVDLVMKLKPATAKGVYLKGIAVSTTMGPGIKLDTTEILARHR
- the secE gene encoding preprotein translocase subunit SecE — encoded protein: MATASEASQQANRSAMDPKRLVVIFLLLAGIVTALFLEHVLGLLWARFGWGDPSLVEGVDWQVSSLVGYLLAVGLAAFVWFNPKAHAVSIDIASELMKVTWPSWPETRTSTVAVIVASVVAAVILFCIDSIAYKLMVEWLPAVWGKL
- the rpmG gene encoding 50S ribosomal protein L33; translated protein: MPKGNRSIISLECTTCKERNYTTTKNKRKSQDKLELSKFCPRCRKHTDHKEGKV
- the nusG gene encoding transcription termination/antitermination protein NusG translates to MAMKWYVVHTYSNFENQAKKSLEEKIRLEGLQDQFGEILIPMEQVVEMVKGEKKTSKRKFFPGYIFVQMELNDRTWHLVKNTPKITGFPGAAQNQQPTPISDAEVARLTSQISEGTLKPKPKVQFEDGDTVRVIDGPFANFNGTVEEVNPEKGRVKVLVSIFGRATPVELDFMQVEKTTG